The segment TATTCGTGTTAGTGTTCTGTGGCAGCTTGGCTTAAGCGAGGTTTTTGGCTGCTAGGACTCGCTCAACGGTATCAACAATGGCTTGTGTCTGAGGATCAAACTCAACGTTGATGAGATCGCCTTCCTTGCGCTGACCAAATAGAGTACGTTGTAATGTCTCGGGAATTAAGTGCACGTTAAATTGATTCCCTTTCACCTCACCAATCGTTAACGAGCATCCGTCTAACCCGATGTAGCCTTTCGCTAGAACATACTTCATTGCTGATTCTGGTAGCTCAAACCAAATGGTACGATTGTTGTCAGTAGTAATCACTTGATCGACCTTTGCCATTAGCGCAATGTGACCAGACATGCTGTGACCACCAATTTCATCACCAAATTTTGCGGCGCGTTCAATATTAACCAAATCGCCTTCTGCCAAACTACCCAAGTTAGTCAAACGAAGTGTTTCTTGCATCAAATCGAAGCTAATTCTATTACCCTCAATCTGAGTCACAGTTAAGCAACAACCGTTATGAGCAACCGAAGCGCCAATCGCTAGGTTTTCACCAAGCGC is part of the Vibrio ponticus genome and harbors:
- a CDS encoding riboflavin synthase subunit alpha, whose protein sequence is MFTGIVAGMARVVAIDKKQNFQTHVVELEGALGENLAIGASVAHNGCCLTVTQIEGNRISFDLMQETLRLTNLGSLAEGDLVNIERAAKFGDEIGGHSMSGHIALMAKVDQVITTDNNRTIWFELPESAMKYVLAKGYIGLDGCSLTIGEVKGNQFNVHLIPETLQRTLFGQRKEGDLINVEFDPQTQAIVDTVERVLAAKNLA